In a genomic window of Fimbriiglobus ruber:
- a CDS encoding class I SAM-dependent methyltransferase: MKSTVDEIRARFDAEVERFSNLDTGQVATVDAPLAMARVAEAAAAATPHARHVLDVGCGAGNYTLKLLGHLPGLDVTLVDLSQPMLDRAAARVTPATTGRVSVIQGDVRDITLPDAGFDVVLASAVLHHLRTDDEWRAVFAKLYRALRPGGSVWIFDLIESTVPAIQQLMWRQYGEFLSRQQGDAYRDRVYAYVEKEDTPRPLMYQLDLLREVGFSAVEVLHKNLCFAAFGGIKADAG, from the coding sequence ATGAAATCGACGGTCGACGAAATTCGGGCGCGGTTCGACGCCGAGGTGGAGCGGTTCTCGAACCTGGACACGGGGCAGGTCGCGACGGTGGACGCGCCGCTGGCGATGGCACGGGTCGCGGAAGCCGCGGCGGCCGCCACCCCGCACGCCCGACACGTTCTGGACGTGGGGTGCGGCGCCGGGAACTACACGCTCAAATTGCTCGGCCACCTTCCCGGCCTGGATGTGACCCTGGTCGATCTGAGCCAGCCGATGCTCGACCGCGCCGCCGCGCGAGTAACGCCGGCCACGACCGGCCGCGTTTCGGTGATTCAGGGCGACGTCCGCGACATTACCCTCCCGGACGCCGGGTTCGACGTCGTTCTCGCGTCGGCCGTGCTGCACCACCTGCGGACCGACGACGAGTGGCGGGCTGTCTTCGCGAAACTGTACCGGGCGTTGCGGCCGGGCGGTTCGGTGTGGATCTTCGACCTGATCGAGAGTACAGTCCCCGCGATCCAACAACTCATGTGGCGGCAGTACGGCGAGTTCCTCTCCCGCCAGCAGGGCGACGCGTACCGGGACCGCGTTTACGCGTACGTCGAGAAGGAAGACACGCCGCGGCCGCTCATGTACCAACTCGATCTGTTGCGGGAGGTCGGGTTCTCCGCTGTCGAGGTGCTGCACAAGAACCTCTGCTTCGCGGCGTTCGGGGGGATCAAGGCTGACGCCGGTTAG
- a CDS encoding fused MFS/spermidine synthase, with the protein MGVSPRAGFARLALVGSVIFLANAGLLVLQLVAGRLLAPFVGSSLETWTAVIGAFLTGIAVGNAVGGRAADRGPAPWKLAAFAALGGVGALWMMALPLLLQATELHRAIPLGVRIPVLATALCFPPAFVLSLLTPLAIKLGLPDVNRTGRVAGLIFSLGTLGCLVGNYAAGFYLIPHLTINALTTAAAGLLFVTALAALLIPKNADAQAENVTESAGEAPVTTRAPLSLTRAYSVVFLASFAGMAIELTASRLIAQTFGVSLFTWTAVIGVMLAGTAVGNWVGGHLADRAARLGGPGAGAWQLAACLILAGVAILVMLLTYFAGTYYDPLKGWGMITQIFIWSGVLFYAPMMFLGTISPQVIRLAIPDAAHAGRVAGRVYAWSTVGAIVGTFATGYLLISTVGMYRTVLAAAVLPIVATGAVCRVWERGAYLYTISIVCGAAVGGYILTVPSNLHIAKETNYYTIRVQGDLHEEGVLVLILDALIHSKVNPLDPSYIHYVHEQAQIEFLRVIADAHPDEQRVLVIGGGGYTFPRYARTFLKNSKIDVVEIDPGVTKVAYDDLALDPALNITTVNMDGRQFVAEKAPRGHYHLMTLDAVNDLTVPYHLLTKEFNDEAKAALAPDGVYLLTVIDLLEDGQLWKAAYHTLKKTFAHVELLVLNDNYDPYERQVYVLYAADAPFDLEKMRTLLRRQKVEQVHTKLPPPGELDRLLGLTAPVVLTDQFAPVDNMMAEVFRRRESSR; encoded by the coding sequence ATGGGTGTTTCTCCCCGGGCCGGGTTCGCTCGTCTGGCCCTGGTCGGTTCCGTGATCTTCCTGGCGAACGCCGGGCTCCTAGTCCTGCAACTCGTGGCGGGGCGGTTGCTCGCCCCGTTCGTCGGGTCGTCGCTGGAGACGTGGACGGCGGTGATCGGCGCGTTCCTGACCGGGATCGCGGTCGGGAACGCCGTCGGCGGGCGGGCCGCGGACCGCGGGCCGGCCCCGTGGAAGCTGGCCGCGTTCGCCGCCCTGGGTGGCGTCGGCGCCCTCTGGATGATGGCCCTGCCCCTGCTCCTGCAAGCGACCGAACTGCACCGGGCGATTCCGCTCGGTGTCCGCATCCCCGTCCTGGCTACGGCGCTCTGCTTCCCGCCCGCGTTCGTCCTGAGCCTGCTCACGCCGCTGGCGATCAAGCTCGGCCTGCCGGACGTCAACCGGACCGGCCGCGTCGCGGGCTTGATCTTCTCGCTCGGCACGCTGGGCTGCCTGGTCGGGAACTACGCGGCCGGCTTCTATCTCATTCCACACTTAACAATCAACGCGCTCACGACCGCCGCCGCGGGCTTGCTCTTCGTCACCGCGCTGGCCGCGCTCCTGATCCCGAAAAATGCCGACGCCCAGGCGGAGAACGTGACGGAGTCTGCCGGCGAAGCACCCGTCACGACCCGGGCCCCCCTCTCTCTCACCCGGGCTTACTCGGTCGTATTCCTGGCGAGCTTCGCGGGGATGGCGATAGAGTTGACCGCCTCGCGGCTGATCGCCCAGACCTTCGGCGTGTCGCTCTTCACCTGGACCGCGGTGATCGGGGTCATGCTGGCGGGGACGGCCGTCGGCAACTGGGTCGGCGGGCACCTCGCGGACCGGGCCGCGCGGTTGGGCGGGCCGGGGGCCGGCGCGTGGCAACTCGCCGCGTGCCTGATCCTGGCCGGCGTCGCCATCCTCGTCATGCTGCTCACGTACTTCGCCGGGACGTACTACGACCCGTTAAAAGGCTGGGGAATGATCACCCAGATCTTCATCTGGTCCGGAGTCCTCTTTTACGCACCGATGATGTTCCTCGGGACCATCTCGCCGCAGGTGATCCGGCTGGCCATCCCGGACGCGGCTCACGCCGGTCGGGTGGCCGGGCGGGTGTACGCGTGGAGTACCGTCGGGGCGATCGTCGGGACGTTCGCGACCGGCTACCTTCTCATCTCGACCGTCGGCATGTACCGCACGGTCCTCGCCGCGGCGGTCCTCCCGATCGTCGCGACCGGGGCGGTCTGCCGGGTGTGGGAGCGGGGCGCGTACCTGTACACGATCAGCATCGTCTGCGGGGCCGCGGTCGGCGGGTACATCCTGACCGTCCCGTCGAACCTCCACATCGCCAAGGAAACGAACTACTACACGATCCGCGTCCAGGGCGACCTGCACGAGGAGGGCGTCCTGGTGCTGATCCTCGACGCCCTCATTCACTCGAAGGTCAACCCGCTCGACCCGTCGTACATTCACTACGTCCACGAGCAGGCCCAGATCGAGTTCCTTCGCGTGATCGCCGACGCGCACCCGGACGAGCAGCGGGTACTGGTCATCGGCGGCGGCGGGTACACGTTCCCCCGGTACGCCCGGACCTTCCTCAAGAACTCCAAAATCGACGTCGTCGAGATCGACCCGGGCGTCACGAAAGTGGCTTACGATGACCTCGCCCTCGACCCGGCCCTGAACATCACGACGGTCAACATGGACGGCCGCCAGTTCGTGGCCGAGAAGGCCCCCCGCGGCCACTACCACCTGATGACGCTGGACGCGGTGAACGACCTCACGGTCCCGTACCACCTGCTCACGAAGGAGTTCAACGACGAAGCGAAAGCGGCCCTGGCGCCGGACGGCGTTTACCTGCTCACGGTCATCGATTTGCTGGAAGACGGGCAGCTCTGGAAGGCGGCGTACCACACGCTGAAAAAGACCTTCGCCCACGTCGAACTACTCGTCTTGAACGACAACTACGACCCCTACGAGCGGCAGGTCTACGTGCTGTACGCGGCCGACGCCCCGTTCGACCTGGAGAAAATGCGGACGCTGCTCCGCCGCCAGAAGGTCGAGCAGGTGCACACCAAGTTGCCCCCGCCCGGCGAACTCGATCGGCTGCTTGGGCTCACCGCCCCGGTCGTCCTGACCGACCAGTTCGCGCCGGTCGACAACATGATGGCCGAGGTGTTCCGCCGGCGGGAAAGCAGCCGGTAA
- a CDS encoding DUF1571 domain-containing protein, with amino-acid sequence MSLRSAVRRVARLAGVVGGVGLVAVAAAQQPVNEKSPAKPAPALRIPTADDPAPEVPVPVAKVEVGVAPINGDESLPKALAEARGAYGKTRDYACYLVRQEKVGGKLLPEEVTELRVKTQPFSAAVRVITPKALAGQDTIYQTKQSTLKVRFRAAGPEGFRGYASLPLGDAKVMADTRHPMPDVGLLAVVERIEHVIATEKKLNHPVQVLASDYTFNDRSVVRYEVFTDLPHQGRYAFRCVLCVDKETKLPIRFEAYEQPKAGGPIDGELLEVQSFIGLKLNANIEASVFDR; translated from the coding sequence ATGTCACTCCGCTCCGCGGTTCGTCGCGTCGCCCGGTTGGCCGGTGTGGTCGGCGGGGTGGGTCTGGTGGCCGTGGCCGCCGCCCAACAGCCGGTCAATGAAAAGTCGCCCGCGAAGCCCGCGCCCGCTTTGCGGATTCCCACGGCCGATGATCCCGCGCCAGAAGTCCCGGTCCCGGTCGCCAAGGTCGAGGTCGGCGTCGCCCCGATCAATGGGGACGAGTCGCTGCCGAAAGCCCTCGCCGAGGCGCGCGGCGCTTACGGCAAGACCCGGGATTACGCCTGTTACCTCGTTCGCCAGGAAAAAGTGGGCGGCAAGTTGCTGCCCGAAGAGGTGACGGAACTGCGGGTAAAGACGCAGCCGTTCAGCGCGGCCGTTCGCGTCATTACCCCGAAGGCTCTGGCGGGCCAGGACACGATCTACCAGACGAAGCAGAGTACCTTGAAAGTCCGGTTCCGGGCGGCGGGGCCCGAAGGCTTCCGCGGGTACGCCTCGCTCCCGCTCGGCGACGCCAAGGTCATGGCCGACACCCGGCACCCGATGCCCGACGTGGGTCTGCTCGCCGTCGTGGAACGGATCGAACACGTCATCGCGACCGAAAAGAAATTGAACCACCCGGTTCAGGTGCTGGCGAGCGATTACACCTTTAACGACCGATCGGTCGTGCGGTACGAGGTGTTCACCGACCTGCCGCATCAGGGGCGGTACGCGTTTCGCTGTGTGCTGTGCGTGGACAAGGAGACCAAGTTGCCGATCCGCTTTGAGGCCTACGAGCAGCCGAAGGCCGGCGGGCCGATCGACGGGGAATTGTTGGAAGTCCAGAGCTTTATCGGTCTCAAGTTGAACGCGAATATCGAAGCGTCGGTCTTTGACCGCTAG